One window from the genome of Cryptomeria japonica chromosome 6, Sugi_1.0, whole genome shotgun sequence encodes:
- the LOC131053741 gene encoding GDSL esterase/lipase At4g01130 gives MGFRQSWFLVVLAILPIVCHGVCNYPAIFNFGDSTSDTGSIHYVFPYNELAESPPYGQTYFGKPVGRYSDGRLSVDFFATALGLPFLSPYLQSVGSNFGHGVNFAAAGATVRETSFIAPVSLTVQINQFKIFKQKVLDSINQHGPLDYLPSEEAFKSGVYVLEIGGNDFSFGYMNLNLTPAQVKQTMLPKVARAVAGAVQALYDEGARTVLVKDVAPQGCGSFWLTYFYPSDFDQNGCSTSYNDAVLFYNRVLRTQLAKLRRKLSDASIIYVNTYDIVYDFFSNPSKHGFQETTKACCGVGGNYNYDYAVQCGSSGTIKGQNVTAVACANPGAHVTWDGVHWTDEANRLLTKQILSGNYFEPSFSLAKFCDLQSV, from the exons ATGGGTTTCAGGCAAAGTTGGTTTTTAGTGGTGTTGGCCATCCTGCCAATTGTTTGTCATGGAGTTTGCAATTATCCTGCAATTTTCAACTTTGGGGACTCTACATCAGATACAGGGTCTATTCATTATGTGTTTCCTTACAATGAGCTTGCAGAGAGTCCTCCTTATGGTCAGACATATTTTGGAAAACCAGTTGGGCGTTACAGTGATGGAAGACTCTCTGTTGATTTCTTTG CAACGGCCCTGGGATTGCCTTTTTTGAGCCCATATTTGCAGTCTGTTGGATCTAACTTTGGGCATGGAGTGAACTTTGCTGCTGCTGGTGCCACTGTTAGAGAGACCAGCTTCATTGCCCCTGTTTCTCTCACTGTTCAAATCAATCAGTTCAAGATCTTCAAGCAGAAGGTTCTTGACAGCATCAATCAACATG GTCCTCTCGATTATCTTCCTAGCGAGGAGGCGTTCAAATCAGGTGTTTATGTTCTCGAAATAGGCGGCAACGATTTCAGCTTTGGATACATGAACCTCAACCTCACCCCTGCCCAGGTCAAACAGACCATGCTTCCCAAAGTGGCCAGGGCAGTTGCAGGAGCAGTGCAG GCATTATACGACGAGGGGGCAAGGACAGTCCTAGTAAAGGATGTGGCCCCACAAGGCTGTGGCTCATTCTGGCTCACTTACTTTTACCCCTCTGATTTCGACCAAAACGGCTGCTCCACCTCATACAACGACGCCGTCCTTTTCTACAACAGAGTCCTTCGAACTCAGCTCGCAAAGCTCCGCAGAAAGCTAAGCGACGCCTCCATTATATACGTCAACACATACGACATTGTCTACGACTTCTTTTCCAATCCTTCCAAACATG GTTTCCAGGAGACTACAAAAGCTTGCTGTGGAGTAGGAGGCAACTACAACTACGACTATGCAGTACAGTGTGGATCAAGCGGCACCATTAAAGGGCAAAATGTGACGGCTGTGGCCTGTGCTAATCCAGGAGCCCATGTAACATGGGATGGAGTTCACTGGACAGATGAGGCAAACAGGCTCCTCACCAAgcagattttgagtggaaattactTTGAGCCATCTTTTTCTTTGGCTAAGTTTTGTGATCTCCAGTCTGTGTGA